The genomic window TTCCATGACCAGGGCGCCCCGCAAAAAGGTCATGACCGGGATACCCTTGACCCGGCGTCCCTCCCACAGCGAGTAATCGGCTCGCGAGCGCATACGGTCCACGCCCAGCACGGCTTCTTTTTCAGGATCAATGACGACAATATCGGCGTCGGCGCCCAGGGTCAGCGCACCCTTCCTGGGGTAGACGCCGTACAGCTTGGCCGCGTTCTCGGACAAGACCTTGGCCAGCGTGACCAGATCAAGCCGTCCGGTGTTGATCCCCTCGTTGAACATCAGGGGCAGGGTGTCGGCTACCTGGAGGTTGATGCCGACCCGGCAATCCCAGAAGTCCCCGTCCGTCTTGAACGACGCCGAGTAGGTCAGGCTGTCCGTGCCGACCACCGACAGGCTGCCCTCTTGCAGACCCTGCCACAGGCGTTCCCGGTCGGTTGCAAACCGGATCGGGGGCTGGATTTTGGCCTTGCCGCCCATGCCTTTGGCGTCCATCTCGGGTGCGGTGGTGTTGAGAAAGCAGGCCACGGTCTCGCCCACGACATTCAGACCCTGGCTGCGCAGCTGCTTGACCGTCTCGACCGTATGGGCGGCGCTGATATGAACCGGATAGATGGGCACGCGCAGCTGGTTGGCAATCAGGCCATAGGTATAGACCTGGACGCTTTCGGCCCAGGCCGGGCTGGACTCGGCCCAGGCGGTGAGCTGGTCGGCGCGGCCCGTCTGCCGCAGTCGGTCAATCAGAATGCCCCGCACATAGGGGTCTTCGGCGTGAATCTTGGCAAAGGTCGGCGGCCCGCAGCGGGCCAGCTGCTCGCAGGCCTGGTGGAAGAAGGCCGGGGTGATGCCCTCGGGGTTCATACCGAAGGCCTCGGCCTGAGAACCGGCGTAGCCGGTGAAAAATTTATAGGACACGCCGCCCTTGTGGGCCACTTCCGGAATGTCGGCCACTTGGTCGAGGGTATTGACCACACAGGTGATCTTGAAATCGCACCACGAGTGGCCGGTCCCGCACTGCAGGGCCTGATCGAACAGCTGCGGCAGCGGCTCCTGGCCGATCAGGGTGGTGGTGGCGATTGTCGTCACCCCGCCGAGCAGACAGTCCTTGGTATCGCGCAGGAAATCCTCGGTCATGGCGTCATCGCCAAAGCGATCGGCAATGCCGAAGTGGACATGCGGATCGAAGGTGCCGGGGAAAATGATTTTTTCCCCTACGTCGATGGTCCGTTTTGCCTGGCCCAGACTCGGGCTGGCCCCCACGGCAACAATCTGTTCTCCCTCAATGGCGACGCCTCCCCGTATGACGCCGTTTGGAGTCACCACCAAGCCGTTCTTCAGGACGATGTCATGCGCCATGTGTGCTTCCCCCTTTTTCCCAGGCGGGGCGATTATCCCGCTACGCCTGGTCCGCTGTCAACACAAAGAAGACGCGCGCTAGTAGCTGACCTTCAGCAAAAACAGGCCCTGGGGCGGCGCCGTTTGCCCGGCCAGGGTCCGGTCGCGGGCGGCAAAGATCCGGGCGAAGCCCTCAACGCTCAGCCGGCCGCGCCCGACATCGTACAGGCTGCCGACGATATTGCGGACCATGTGACGGACAAAAGAGCGTGCCTCGACCTCATAGGCCAGCACCTGCCCGGCCCGCCTGACGCTGCTGCGCAGCACCGTCCGCACCGGGTCGTGCTCGACCGAGTCGGCGCCCTGAAAGGATGAGAAATCGTGTTGGCCGACCAGCAGACCGGCGGCCCGATCCATGGCGCCGATGTCGAGCTGCAGCGGCACGTGCCAGCTATAGCGGGCCCATACGGCCGAGCGGTCGGACCGGTTCCAGATCTGGTAGCGGTAGGTGCGGCTGTGGGCATCACGGCGGGGGTTGAAGGTCTCGCTGGTGGTTTCGAGTCGCCTGACGGCCATATCCGCGGGCAGCAGGGCGTTCAGGCTGTGTCGGAGCCGTCCAGGATCGCGTGGCTGGCTGGTGCGAAAGGCCACGACTTGGCCCAGGGCGTGCACCCCGGTATCGGTCCGGCCGGCCGCCCGCACCCGAATGGGCTCGTTGCAGAGACGGGCCAGGACGGCTTCCAGCCTGCCCTGGAGGGTTTCCGCGTTGGCTTGCAGCTGCCAGCCATGGTAAGCGGTGCCGTCGTATTCGAGAACGCATTTGTAGTGCATGGCGCGCGTCATCATAGCCAATTCCGGTGTGAGCCGACAGCGCTCGAACCGGTCTGTCTGTCGGATACCGGCTTGCAAATTCTCGACAAAATAGCATAGTCTTTCAGGCCGTTGCTCCAGCCGCCTGGAGCAGAACAGAAGGGAGAAGATATGGGTGTTTTATCCGGGTATAAGGTCGTTGAGTTTGCGGGCATTGGTCCCGCTCCGATGTGTGCGATGCTGCTCTCAGACATGGGAGCCGAGGTTCTGCGGATCGACCGGGCTGAGGATGCCAGCCTGGGCATCCCGACCGACGCGAAGTTCAATCTGCTGGGTCGCGGACGCCGCTCGGTGGCGCTCGATCTGAAGAAAGAGGACGGCACCGAGGTCGCCCTCAGGCTGGTCGGGCAGGCTGACGCGCTGATCGAAGGCTTTCGGCCCGGGGTGATGGAACGCCTGGGACTCGGACCGGACGTGTGCATGGCCCGCAACGAGCGCTTGGTCTACGGCCGCATGACCGGCTGGGGCCAGGAGGGGCCGCTCGCCCCGGCCGTGGGTCACGACATCAACTACATCTCCCTGGTTGGCGCCCTGCACTCGATCGGTCGCAAGGGTGAAGCCCCGGTGCCTCCGCTGAACCTGGTCGGCGACTTTGGCGGGGGCGGGGTGTATCTCGCTCTTGGCGTGGTCGGGGCGCTGTTGGAAGCCCACAGGTCGGGCAAAGGCCAGGTCATTGACGTGGCCATGATCGACGGCGCGGCGTCGCTGATGACGGCGATTTTCGGGCTGCGGGCGGCCGGCCGCTGGACCGACGAGCGGGGGGATAACATCCTCGATACCGGGGCGCACTATTACAACGTGTACGAAACCAGCGACGGCAAATACATCGGCATCGGCTCGATTGAACCCAAGTTCTACGCCGAACTCCTGCGGCTGACCGGTCTCGAGGGTCAGGAGCTGCCACGCCAGAACGACAAGACCGCCTGGCCGGACTTCAAGGACCGCCTGACGGCCATCTTCAAGACCAAGACGCGCGACGAATGGGACCAGATTCTGGAGGGCAGCGACGTGTGTTACGCGCCCGTCCTGAGCATGGAAGAAGCCCCCAATCATCCGCATAACAAGGAGCGCGGGACGTTCGTGGAGATTGACGGAGTGCCGCAACCCGCCCCGGCGCCGCGTTTCAGCCGCACGCCGAGCGCCATCCAACGGCCACCGGCCAACCCCGGCGAGCATACCGAGGAAGCCCTGATCGA from Desulfurellaceae bacterium includes these protein-coding regions:
- a CDS encoding amidohydrolase family protein; translation: MAHDIVLKNGLVVTPNGVIRGGVAIEGEQIVAVGASPSLGQAKRTIDVGEKIIFPGTFDPHVHFGIADRFGDDAMTEDFLRDTKDCLLGGVTTIATTTLIGQEPLPQLFDQALQCGTGHSWCDFKITCVVNTLDQVADIPEVAHKGGVSYKFFTGYAGSQAEAFGMNPEGITPAFFHQACEQLARCGPPTFAKIHAEDPYVRGILIDRLRQTGRADQLTAWAESSPAWAESVQVYTYGLIANQLRVPIYPVHISAAHTVETVKQLRSQGLNVVGETVACFLNTTAPEMDAKGMGGKAKIQPPIRFATDRERLWQGLQEGSLSVVGTDSLTYSASFKTDGDFWDCRVGINLQVADTLPLMFNEGINTGRLDLVTLAKVLSENAAKLYGVYPRKGALTLGADADIVVIDPEKEAVLGVDRMRSRADYSLWEGRRVKGIPVMTFLRGALVMENGEIVGQAPSGRFVGQVVQPRGL
- the truA gene encoding tRNA pseudouridine(38-40) synthase TruA — protein: MHYKCVLEYDGTAYHGWQLQANAETLQGRLEAVLARLCNEPIRVRAAGRTDTGVHALGQVVAFRTSQPRDPGRLRHSLNALLPADMAVRRLETTSETFNPRRDAHSRTYRYQIWNRSDRSAVWARYSWHVPLQLDIGAMDRAAGLLVGQHDFSSFQGADSVEHDPVRTVLRSSVRRAGQVLAYEVEARSFVRHMVRNIVGSLYDVGRGRLSVEGFARIFAARDRTLAGQTAPPQGLFLLKVSY
- a CDS encoding CoA transferase, whose protein sequence is MGVLSGYKVVEFAGIGPAPMCAMLLSDMGAEVLRIDRAEDASLGIPTDAKFNLLGRGRRSVALDLKKEDGTEVALRLVGQADALIEGFRPGVMERLGLGPDVCMARNERLVYGRMTGWGQEGPLAPAVGHDINYISLVGALHSIGRKGEAPVPPLNLVGDFGGGGVYLALGVVGALLEAHRSGKGQVIDVAMIDGAASLMTAIFGLRAAGRWTDERGDNILDTGAHYYNVYETSDGKYIGIGSIEPKFYAELLRLTGLEGQELPRQNDKTAWPDFKDRLTAIFKTKTRDEWDQILEGSDVCYAPVLSMEEAPNHPHNKERGTFVEIDGVPQPAPAPRFSRTPSAIQRPPANPGEHTEEALIDWGFETADLERLRTSGAIGVRA